The following are encoded together in the Adhaeribacter arboris genome:
- a CDS encoding HD domain-containing protein produces MNKKKIFNDPVYGFITVPSDLLFDIIEHPYFQRLRRIKQLGLTDFVYPGALHTRFHHALGAMHLMNNALQTLSSKNNEISEKECEASLLAILLHDVGHGPFSHALETSIFKNVTHEQLSVHIMHQLNEVFHGRLSLAIKIFTNAYPRRFFHQLVASQLDVDRLDYLNRDSFYTGVLEGKIGADRIIKMLNVADDRLVVEEKAIYSIENFLVSRRLMYWQVYLHKTVLSAEHMLIKLVQRARFLHQSGVDVPASAALTFFLAENISLADFQAENSILQKFTALDDYDIWQGIKTWCAHADKILSFLATSLLERKLFKILISSSPFDQEMLLGIAELIQEKFKVNEFEVPYLMISGKISNNAYEGHGKSIDVLTKIGHVVDVADASDLPNIHALSTTVEKYFVCYPKEITH; encoded by the coding sequence TTGAATAAGAAAAAAATTTTTAACGACCCTGTATACGGATTTATTACGGTTCCGTCGGACCTTTTATTCGATATCATCGAGCATCCTTATTTTCAGCGCCTGCGGCGAATAAAACAATTGGGCTTAACGGATTTTGTCTATCCGGGCGCGTTGCATACCCGTTTTCATCACGCTCTTGGGGCCATGCACCTCATGAACAATGCGTTACAAACTTTAAGCAGCAAAAATAACGAAATTTCTGAGAAAGAATGCGAAGCTTCGCTGCTGGCTATTTTATTACACGATGTAGGTCACGGTCCGTTCTCGCACGCCTTAGAAACTTCTATTTTTAAAAATGTAACCCACGAGCAGCTTTCGGTACACATCATGCACCAATTAAACGAGGTGTTTCACGGAAGATTGAGTCTAGCCATTAAAATATTTACAAATGCGTATCCGCGCCGCTTTTTTCACCAGTTAGTGGCCAGCCAGTTAGACGTAGACCGGCTCGATTATTTGAACCGCGATTCTTTTTACACCGGCGTTTTGGAAGGAAAGATTGGCGCCGATCGTATTATAAAAATGCTGAACGTAGCCGATGACCGTTTGGTGGTAGAAGAAAAAGCCATTTATTCCATCGAAAACTTTCTGGTGAGCCGGCGCCTCATGTACTGGCAAGTTTATTTGCATAAAACCGTACTAAGCGCCGAACACATGCTCATTAAACTGGTGCAACGCGCGCGCTTTCTGCATCAATCGGGCGTAGATGTACCCGCCAGCGCGGCGCTTACTTTTTTTCTGGCCGAGAACATATCTTTAGCCGATTTTCAAGCCGAGAATTCTATTTTGCAAAAATTTACCGCGCTCGACGATTACGATATCTGGCAAGGCATTAAAACCTGGTGCGCGCATGCCGATAAAATTTTATCTTTTCTGGCCACCAGTTTACTCGAACGCAAATTATTTAAAATACTTATCTCCAGCAGCCCCTTCGACCAGGAGATGTTGTTAGGCATTGCCGAATTGATTCAGGAAAAATTTAAAGTAAACGAATTTGAAGTGCCGTACCTAATGATTTCGGGTAAGATTAGCAATAACGCCTACGAAGGCCACGGCAAATCCATTGATGTATTAACCAAAATCGGCCACGTAGTGGATGTAGCCGATGCCTCCGATTTACCGAACATTCATGCCCTGAGTACTACCGTAGAAAAGTATTTTGTGTGTTACCCGAAGGAAATTACGCATTGA